Proteins encoded together in one Cicer arietinum cultivar CDC Frontier isolate Library 1 chromosome 4, Cicar.CDCFrontier_v2.0, whole genome shotgun sequence window:
- the LOC101498940 gene encoding auxin efflux carrier component 6 isoform X1 → MVNGEDLYNVMCAMIPLYFAMLIAYGSVKWCKMFTPEQCSGINRFVAVFAVPVLSFHFISLNNPYQMDTMFIVADTISKLLVLLFLSIWAIFFTKGSLDWLITLFSLATLPNTLVMGIPLLQAMYGDFTQTLMVQLVVLQCIIWYTLLLFLLEYRAAKLLIKTEFPGATALSITKFELDGDVISLHGHEPLQTQSLTDQNGHIKVRIRRSISSAPPESTSSIGNGITPFRLSNLSNADIFSINTPIQFLDNASPRLSGYASTDAYSLQMTPRRSNVNEGEICTPVWGRSPVDGGRRNSPGMNGGRVIWDSPEKWRGEERQGCKDISMSDKEISFRDSLKVSVPGEGVDPKDEIASDQKMPYAFVMLRLILIVVGRKLSRNPNTYSSLLGLLWSLISFKWNIEMPSLIKSSIKIISDAGLGMAMFSLGLFMALQPRIVACGTKRATMGMAIRFLCGPLVMSLTSIAIGLRGKKLHTAIVQAALPQGIVPFVFAREYGLHPDILSTGVIFGMLVSLPITLIYYIFLGL, encoded by the exons ATGGTGAATGGAGAAGATTTATACAACGTGATGTGTGCAATGATACCTCTATATTTTGCAATGCTAATAGCATATGGTTCAGTGAAATGGTGCAAAATGTTCACCCCTGAACAATGTTCAGGCATAAACCGATTTGTGGCAGTGTTTGCTGTTCCAGTTctatcttttcattttatttcacTCAACAATCCTTATCAAATGGACACTATGTTCATTGTAGCTGACACAATTTCAAAGCTActtgttttattatttctttctaTTTGGGCCATTTTCTTTACTAAAGGCTCATTGGATTGGCTCATTACTCTTTTTTCACTTGCCACTTTGCCTAATACCCTTGTTATGGGTATTCCTCTCCTTCAAGCTATGTATGGTGATTTTACACAAACTCTCATGGTGCAACTTGTCGTCCTACAATGCATCATTTG GTATACTCTGCTACTATTCCTACTGGAATACAGAGCAGCAAAACTTCTAATAAAAACCGAGTTCCCGGGAGCCACCGCGTTATCCATAACTAAATTCGAACTCGACGGCGATGTTATTTCTCTTCACGGCCACGAACCACTCCAAACCCAATCACTAACCGACCAAAACGGCCACATTAAAGTCCGAATTCGTCGCTCAATTTCCTCAGCACCACCGGAATCAACTTCCTCAATCGGTAACGGCATCACTCCATTTCGTCTCTCCAATCTCTCCAATGCCGACATCTTCTCCATCAACACGCCGATTCAGTTTCTCGATAATGCGAGTCCTCGTCTCTCCGGTTACGCTTCGACGGATGCTTATTCGCTGCAGATGACTCCGAGGAGGTCGAATGTTAATGAAGGGGAGATTTGTACGCCGGTGTGGGGGAGGTCGCCGGTGGATGGAGGGAGGAGGAATTCGCCGGGGATGAATGGAGGGAGGGTGATTTGGGATTCGCCGGAGAAATGGAGGGGAGAAGAGAGACAAGGATGCAAGGATATTAGTATGTCAG ATAAAGAAATCAGCTTCAGAGACAGTCTCAAAGTCTCAGTGCCAGGGGAAGGTGTGGACCCCAAAGATGAAATTGCCAGTGACCAGAAAATGCCATATGCCTTTGTAATGTTGAGGCTTATACTTATAGTAGTTGGAAGAAAACTTTCTAGAAACCCTAATACATATTCTAGTCTATTAGGACTTCTCTGGTCTCTAATCTCCTTCAA ATGGAACATAGAAATGCCCAGTCTTATCAAATCATCAATCAAAATCATATCCGATGCAGGTCTTGGAATGGCAATGTTTAGTTTAG GGCTTTTCATGGCACTTCAGCCACGAATCGTTGCTTGTGGTACCAAAAGAGCAACCATGGGAATGGCCATTAGATTCCTATGTGGCCCTCTTGTAATGTCATTAACTTCCATTGCCATTGGATTGAGAGGAAAAAAGCTGCATACTGCCATTGTGCAG GCTGCTCTTCCGCAAGGGATAGTGCCATTTGTATTTGCAAGGGAATATGGGCTCCATCCTGATATTTTGAGTACAGG GGTAATCTTTGGCATGTTAGTTTCCTTGCCAATAACTCTCATTTACTACATATTTCTTGGCTTGTGA
- the LOC101490925 gene encoding F-box/LRR-repeat protein At3g48880-like has protein sequence MTKRNSGSASGLSIEHLYYDILLRIFMNLNVVELSIVSMVSKSWNHISRDPLLWAKLDLSRVSSNAFNIPSVPEAWSDTNSSNKLTTLLKYALSLSNYNTTCIVFNYFIYLTDLHLVFVAERTPNLKRLVLPFSGKLSSVGVKTAMKSWKNLQSITITNIVKSRTIFSAIHKYSQNIIELKFACNFEICQGEFLVKYTPNLRALSLRNVMVNLRALLKVLNSLEKLEEVNICHSLIWDRVNGKVESYIIHDVRDRLNLSCLQKLIFCQRNRCLKCKNEINISRSQPYVHFENLWRQDEIRSLGH, from the exons ATGACGAAAAGAAACTCAGGCTCAGCTAGTGGATTATCCATCGAACATTTGTACTATGATATTCTTCTTAGAATATTTATGAATCTTAATGTTGTGGAACTTTCAATTGTGTCGATGGTTTCCAAGTCATGGAACCATATTAGTCGTGACCCTCTCCTTTGGGCTAAGCTTGATCTTTCTCGAGTAAGCTCCAATGCTTTTAATATACCATCGGTGCCAGAGGCTTGGTCAGATACCAATTCTAGCAACAAATTAACAACATTATTGAAGTATGCTCTAAGTTTGAGCAATTATAATACAACTTGCATAGTATTCAATTACTTTATATACTTGACGGATCTACATTTAGTCTTCGTTGCTGAAAG GACTCCAAATCTGAAACGATTAGTACTACCTTTTTCGGGCAAACTATCTAGTGTTGGAGTAAAAACTGCAATGAAGTCATGGAAAAATCTTCAATCAATCACTATTACCAATATCGTCAAGTCAAGAACAATTTTCTCTGCCATTCATAAGTACTCCCAAAATatcattgaattaaaatttgcTTGCAACTTTGAAATATGTCAAGGAGAATTCTTGGTTAAATACACTCCAAATTTGAGGGCCTTGAGTCTTCGAAATGTAATGGTGAATCTAAGAGCATTGTTGAAAGTACTCAATAGCTTGGAAAAGTTGGAGGAGGTAAATATTTGTCATAGTCTAATTTGGGATAGAGTAAATGGTAAAGTTGAATCGTACATTATCCATGATGTGCGAGATCGTTTGAATCTCTCATGTCTAcaaaaacttatattttgtCAAAGAAATAGGTGCCTTAAGTGCAAGAATGAGATCAACATTTCAAGAAGCCAACCCTATGTGCATTTTGAGAATCTTTGGCGTCAAGATGAGATTCGGTCTCTTGGACATTAA
- the LOC101498940 gene encoding auxin efflux carrier component 6 isoform X2, with the protein MVNGEDLYNVMCAMIPLYFAMLIAYGSVKWCKMFTPEQCSGINRFVAVFAVPVLSFHFISLNNPYQMDTMFIVADTISKLLVLLFLSIWAIFFTKGSLDWLITLFSLATLPNTLVMGIPLLQAMYGDFTQTLMVQLVVLQCIIWYTLLLFLLEYRAAKLLIKTEFPGATALSITKFELDGDVISLHGHEPLQTQSLTDQNGHIKVRIRRSISSAPPESTSSIGNGITPFRLSNLSNADIFSINTPIQFLDNASPRLSGYASTDAYSLQMTPRRSNVNEGEICTPVWGRSPVDGGRRNSPGMNGGRVIWDSPEKWRGEERQGCKDISMSDKEISFRDSLKVSVPGEGVDPKDEIASDQKMPYAFVMLRLILIVVGRKLSRNPNTYSSLLGLLWSLISFKWNIEMPSLIKSSIKIISDAGLGMAMFSLGCSSARDSAICICKGIWAPS; encoded by the exons ATGGTGAATGGAGAAGATTTATACAACGTGATGTGTGCAATGATACCTCTATATTTTGCAATGCTAATAGCATATGGTTCAGTGAAATGGTGCAAAATGTTCACCCCTGAACAATGTTCAGGCATAAACCGATTTGTGGCAGTGTTTGCTGTTCCAGTTctatcttttcattttatttcacTCAACAATCCTTATCAAATGGACACTATGTTCATTGTAGCTGACACAATTTCAAAGCTActtgttttattatttctttctaTTTGGGCCATTTTCTTTACTAAAGGCTCATTGGATTGGCTCATTACTCTTTTTTCACTTGCCACTTTGCCTAATACCCTTGTTATGGGTATTCCTCTCCTTCAAGCTATGTATGGTGATTTTACACAAACTCTCATGGTGCAACTTGTCGTCCTACAATGCATCATTTG GTATACTCTGCTACTATTCCTACTGGAATACAGAGCAGCAAAACTTCTAATAAAAACCGAGTTCCCGGGAGCCACCGCGTTATCCATAACTAAATTCGAACTCGACGGCGATGTTATTTCTCTTCACGGCCACGAACCACTCCAAACCCAATCACTAACCGACCAAAACGGCCACATTAAAGTCCGAATTCGTCGCTCAATTTCCTCAGCACCACCGGAATCAACTTCCTCAATCGGTAACGGCATCACTCCATTTCGTCTCTCCAATCTCTCCAATGCCGACATCTTCTCCATCAACACGCCGATTCAGTTTCTCGATAATGCGAGTCCTCGTCTCTCCGGTTACGCTTCGACGGATGCTTATTCGCTGCAGATGACTCCGAGGAGGTCGAATGTTAATGAAGGGGAGATTTGTACGCCGGTGTGGGGGAGGTCGCCGGTGGATGGAGGGAGGAGGAATTCGCCGGGGATGAATGGAGGGAGGGTGATTTGGGATTCGCCGGAGAAATGGAGGGGAGAAGAGAGACAAGGATGCAAGGATATTAGTATGTCAG ATAAAGAAATCAGCTTCAGAGACAGTCTCAAAGTCTCAGTGCCAGGGGAAGGTGTGGACCCCAAAGATGAAATTGCCAGTGACCAGAAAATGCCATATGCCTTTGTAATGTTGAGGCTTATACTTATAGTAGTTGGAAGAAAACTTTCTAGAAACCCTAATACATATTCTAGTCTATTAGGACTTCTCTGGTCTCTAATCTCCTTCAA ATGGAACATAGAAATGCCCAGTCTTATCAAATCATCAATCAAAATCATATCCGATGCAGGTCTTGGAATGGCAATGTTTAGTTTAG GCTGCTCTTCCGCAAGGGATAGTGCCATTTGTATTTGCAAGGGAATATGGGCTCCATCCTGA